A region of Phoenix dactylifera cultivar Barhee BC4 unplaced genomic scaffold, palm_55x_up_171113_PBpolish2nd_filt_p 000783F, whole genome shotgun sequence DNA encodes the following proteins:
- the LOC103696653 gene encoding cation/H(+) antiporter 19-like has product MATTNGTTIACKAPMKATSDGAWQGDSPLHHALPLIILQICLVVVVTRSLAFLLRPLRQPRVIAEIIGGILLGPSALGRSKRFLNSVFPKESLTVLDTVANIGLLFFLFLVGLELDLRAIRRTGKKALAIALAGISLPFVLGIGTSVVLRSTVVKGTRQGPFLVFMGVALSITAFPVLARILAELKLLTTDLGRMAMSAAAVNDVAAWILLALAIALSGSGSPLISLWVLLTGAAFVALAALLLRPALAWMACRSPDGEPVKEAYICATLATVLAAGFVTDTIGIHALFGAFVVGIIVPKDGPFAGVLIEKVEDLISGLFLPLYFVSSGLKTNVATISGARSWGLLVLVIANACLGKIAGTVIVSLIVRIPAREALTLGFLMNTKGLVELIVLNIGKDRKVLNDEAFAILVLMALFTTFITTPIVVAIYKPARRAAPYKHRTVERADTESELRVLACFHGNRNIPTMINLIESSRGTRRRRVTVYAMHLIELSERSSAISMVHKARRNGLPFWNKVSRGAAGNGDQVVVAFEAYQQLSSVAIRPMTAISDIHTMHEDIVASALQKRAAVIILPFHKTQRLDGSLESLGTAFQYVNQRVLRHAPCSVAILVDRGLGGAVQVLASDVSYTIAVPFFGGPDDREALAYGARMAEHPGIALTVVRFLLPSLPAEVDADERAADVAALSDLATKAAEDSSSVKYEEQAVAERAEVVGVIKALGRCNLFLVGRSPQSGVLRLVERTDCLELGHVGSYLACSEFSTSASVLVIQHYDSRADPSMLVEEVAEIQDVSDTPLAIVTPESSSPHLK; this is encoded by the exons ATGGCGACGACGAACGGGACGACGATAGCATGCAAGGCGCCGATGAAGGCAACGTCGGATGGGGCGTGGCAGGGGGACAGCCCACTGCACCACGCGCTGCCGCTGATCATTCTCCAGATCTGCCTGGTGGTCGTCGTCACCCGATCCCTTGCTTTTCTCCTCCGGCCTCTCCGTCAGCCCCGCGTCATCGCCGAGATCATC GGTGGGATCCTGCTGGGCCCCTCGGCCCTAGGCCGCAGCAAGAGGTTCCTGAACTCGGTGTTCCCCAAGGAGAGCCTCACCGTGCTGGACACCGTCGCCAACATCGGGCTCTTGTTCTTTCTGTTTCTCGTTGGATTGGAACTGGACCTCCGGGCCATACGGCGTACGGGCAAGAAAGCTCTGGCCATCGCCCTGGCGGGCATCTCCCTCCCCTTCGTGCTGGGCATCGGCACCTCCGTCGTCCTCCGCTCCACCGTCGTCAAGGGCACCCGCCAGGGCCCCTTCCTCGTCTTCATGGGCGTTGCCCTCTCCATCACTGCCTTCCCCGTCCTCGCTCGCATCCTCGCCGAGCTCAAGCTCCTCACCACCGATCTAGGCCGCATGGCCATGTCCGCAGCCGCCGTCAACGACGTCGCCGCCTGGATCCTCCTCGCCCTCGCCATCGCCCTCTCCGGCTCCGGCTCCCCGCTCATATCCCTCTGGGTCCTCCTCACCGGCGCCGCCTTCGTCGCCCTCgccgccctcctcctccgccctgCCCTCGCATGGATGGCCTGCCGCTCACCCGACGGCGAGCCTGTCAAGGAGGCTTACATCTGCGCCACTCTCGCCACTGTCCTGGCCGCGGGCTTCGTCACCGACACCATCGGCATCCATGCCCTCTTTGGGGCCTTCGTCGTGGGCATCATCGTTCCCAAGGACGGGCCCTTTGCCGGGGTGCTAATCGAGAAGGTGGAGGATCTCATCTCGGGGCTCTTCCTCCCGCTCTACTTCGTGTCCAGCGGCCTCAAGACCAACGTCGCCACTATCAGTGGGGCCCGCTCCTGGGGCCTCCTCGTCCTCGTCATAGCCAACGCCTGCCTTGGCAAGATCGCCGGCACCGTCATCGTCTCCCTCATCGTCCGGATACCCGCCCGGGAGGCCCTCACCCTCGGTTTCCTCATGAACACCAAGGGCCTCGTCGAGCTTATCGTCCTCAACATCGGCAAGGACCGCAAG GTGCTGAACGACGAGGCATTCGCCATCCTGGTACTGATGGCACTGTTCACCACCTTCATCACCACGCCCATCGTGGTGGCCATCTACAAGCCGGCCCGGCGCGCGGCGCCTTACAAGCACCGTACCGTGGAGCGGGCCGACACCGAGAGCGAGCTCCGCGTGCTGGCCTGCTTCCACGGCAACCGCAACATCCCCACCATGATCAACTTGATCGAGTCCTCCCGCGGCACCCGCCGCCGCCGCGTCACCGTCTACGCCATGCACCTCATAGAGCTATCCGAGCGCTCCTCTGCCATCTCCATGGTCCACAAGGCCCGCCGGAATGGGCTCCCCTTCTGGAACAAAGTCAGCCGTGGAGCGGCGGGGAACGGCGACCAGGTGGTGGTGGCCTTCGAGGCCTACCAGCAGCTTAGCAGTGTCGCCATCCGGCCCATGACCGCCATCTCCGACATCCACACCATGCACGAGGACATTGTCGCCAGCGCCCTCCAGAAGCGCGCCGCCGTCATCATACTTCCCTTCCATAAGACGCAGCGTCTGGACGGCTCCCTCGAGTCCCTTGGCACCGCCTTCCAGTACGTCAACCAGCGCGTCCTTCGCCACGCCCCCTGCTCCGTCGCTATCCTCGTCGACCGCGGACTCGGCGGCGCAGTCCAGGTCTTGGCCAGCGACGTCTCCTATACCATCGCCGTGCCCTTCTTCGGGGGTCCGGACGACCGCGAGGCCCTCGCCTATGGCGCCCGCATGGCCGAGCACCCAGGCATCGCGCTCACCGTCGTCCGCTTCCTCCTGCCGTCTCTCCCTGCAGAAGTCGACGCCGACGAGCGCGCCGCCGACGTGGCAGCGTTGTCGGACTTGGCAACCAAGGCTGCGGAGGACTCGTCGTCCGTCAAGTACGAAGAGCAGGCGGTGGCAGAGCGAGCCGAAGTCGTGGGGGTCATCAAGGCTTTGGGCCGGTGCAACCTCTTTCTGGTGGGGAGGTCGCCGCAGTCCGGGGTGCTGCGACTGGTGGAGCGGACGGACTGCCTGGAGCTGGGTCACGTGGGAAGCTACCTGGCGTGCTCGGAGTTCTCAACGTCGGCGTCGGTTCTGGTGATCCAGCACTACGATTCCAGGGCCGATCCGTCGATGCTGGTGGAGGAGGTGGCGGAGATCCAGGACGTGTCCGACACCCCGCTTGCCATTGTAACGCCGGAGTCCTCCTCCCCCCATCTGAAATAA